The Rhodothermaceae bacterium genome includes a region encoding these proteins:
- a CDS encoding D-aminoacylase, translating into MRPLLVSLLLICGCTHGPDYNLILRGGTIYDGSGTAPYIADIAVDGDSIAAIGDLADVRGILEINVEGFAVSPGFINMLSWATESLIVDGRSLSDISQGVTLEVFGEGVSNGPLNEVMKEELWGWVVQQAGSEEAAEDLLGGTDVPWTTLDEYLSFLESKGVSPNVASLIGAATVRQYVLGENDRVPTPEELERMQNLVREAMADGALGVGSSLIYVPGTFASTQELIALASVAGEFGGVYTSHIRSEGGRLLESVEELIQIAQDADVRGHIYHLKAAGKNNWHKMEAVIDRIEEVRAEGLEITADIYTYVAGATGLDAAMPPDVREGGMMAWHARLQDPAIRARMETELMTPSENWENLMLEAGPENVMLVGFRTAPLRQYMGLRLTEVAELRGTSIPAAVMDLILEDTSRVGAIYFLMDEANVRQKLRQPWVAIDSDATSIAPEGHALNSMVHPRTYGSFARLLAKYVRQEQVLLLEEAVRRMTSLPASILAINRRGMLKQGYFADIAIFDPQRIQDHATFEDPHQLATGMHYVFVNGTMVLDQGEHTGVMPGRVVRRSTQANQ; encoded by the coding sequence ATGAGACCTCTACTTGTATCTCTGTTGCTGATTTGTGGGTGTACCCACGGGCCCGACTACAATCTAATTCTCCGTGGTGGTACCATCTACGACGGATCGGGAACTGCTCCCTACATTGCGGACATTGCAGTTGATGGGGACAGTATTGCGGCAATTGGGGACCTTGCGGATGTCCGTGGCATTCTGGAAATCAATGTCGAAGGGTTCGCTGTATCTCCTGGATTCATCAACATGCTGAGTTGGGCAACCGAAAGCCTGATTGTCGACGGGAGGTCACTGAGCGATATCAGCCAGGGCGTGACCTTGGAGGTATTTGGAGAGGGGGTTTCCAATGGGCCGCTGAATGAGGTCATGAAAGAAGAGCTCTGGGGCTGGGTAGTCCAGCAGGCTGGATCAGAGGAAGCAGCAGAAGATCTCCTGGGAGGGACCGATGTCCCTTGGACCACACTGGACGAATATTTATCCTTCCTCGAGTCCAAAGGCGTCTCACCAAATGTTGCCTCGCTTATTGGCGCGGCAACCGTCCGTCAATATGTGCTTGGTGAAAATGATCGCGTACCAACTCCTGAAGAGTTGGAACGCATGCAGAATCTGGTACGGGAAGCCATGGCGGATGGTGCACTGGGCGTGGGCTCTTCACTTATCTATGTTCCGGGTACTTTTGCAAGTACGCAAGAGTTGATTGCGCTGGCCTCCGTTGCTGGAGAATTTGGTGGTGTCTATACGTCGCATATTCGGAGTGAAGGAGGGCGTCTTCTTGAATCTGTGGAAGAATTGATCCAAATTGCACAGGATGCAGATGTGCGAGGGCACATTTATCACCTCAAAGCCGCCGGGAAAAATAACTGGCATAAAATGGAAGCGGTCATCGACCGGATTGAGGAAGTACGTGCGGAAGGGCTTGAGATTACAGCGGACATCTATACCTATGTTGCAGGGGCTACAGGTCTGGATGCCGCCATGCCCCCTGATGTAAGGGAGGGGGGAATGATGGCTTGGCATGCGAGGCTGCAGGATCCCGCCATTCGGGCCCGGATGGAAACAGAATTAATGACTCCCTCTGAAAACTGGGAAAACCTCATGCTTGAAGCAGGTCCTGAAAATGTCATGCTAGTGGGGTTCAGAACCGCCCCGCTGCGTCAGTATATGGGCCTGAGGCTCACGGAAGTCGCGGAATTACGAGGAACATCCATCCCCGCAGCCGTAATGGATCTGATTCTGGAGGATACCAGCAGGGTCGGAGCGATCTATTTTCTGATGGATGAGGCGAATGTGCGCCAGAAACTTCGGCAGCCGTGGGTTGCCATTGATTCTGATGCGACCTCCATCGCACCGGAGGGGCACGCCCTGAATTCCATGGTTCATCCTCGTACGTATGGCTCCTTTGCCCGCCTACTTGCCAAGTACGTGCGTCAGGAACAGGTACTTTTACTCGAAGAAGCGGTCCGGAGGATGACATCGCTGCCAGCATCCATCTTGGCGATCAACCGGAGAGGGATGCTCAAGCAGGGATATTTTGCAGACATTGCCATCTTTGACCCACAAAGGATACAGGACCATGCTACATTCGAAGACCCGCATCAACTTGCTACGGGGATGCACTACGTATTCGTCAATGGCACGATGGTGCTGGACCAAGGGGAGCATACCGGTGTAATGCCCGGTCGTGTAGTTAGAAGATCAACTCAAGCAAACCAATGA
- a CDS encoding LysM peptidoglycan-binding domain-containing protein: MKNQLLTLFAATTLLITPCLAQQLMPPEAIPVEDLRGYDRYSMVEDYGDPRDELTERQIMNRISRAYLLQSRIIKAQTNGDWRSAEYYLDQAMSEVSVLADQSSLANEPQFRELFRTIVTEHEAYFGTDPAERQEYGSIFALRSAMFDVQALVENPTAEATGLPKIEPVVTTVPMPQNRAVENSIQWLLANRRETVIRWMNRSDTYFPMIEQIFKEEGVPEELKYLAVGESGLNPRARSSASAVGMWQFMAPTGRAMGLRIDSYVDERMDPVKSTRAAARHLKELYEYYASDWHLALAGYNCSPRCIRRAISRGGGTLQNPPSYWAISRYLPRQTSGYVPQFIAFALIMSNPSEFGLPATSNGPEFAYDEIKVSGVLSLETIATMVGTTTEHIQSLNPELRRGTLPPDRSPYTLRIPINTFARFADAFEQLPEKEKTMPGEHRVRRGDNLGKIARRYGTTVKAIQNANRLRTTVIHPGQMLVVPGLAGTIVAKLESTGARSVGWGSRTNKPIVFDQKVAENARQTTVTVANTSTTRSPNTSDQTTNSSNSPSENRPNQVHRVRRGDTLSELANQYGTTVRAIQQANGLRNTRIKRGQRLQIPQGGRTIHTVRRGENLTKIAQHYGTTVQSIKTNNNLRSNTIHPGQKLSITF, encoded by the coding sequence ATGAAAAACCAGTTACTAACCCTATTTGCTGCAACGACGCTTTTGATTACGCCCTGTCTTGCGCAGCAGTTAATGCCTCCTGAGGCAATCCCGGTTGAGGATTTGCGGGGGTATGATCGGTATTCCATGGTTGAAGACTATGGCGATCCTAGAGATGAGCTGACTGAAAGGCAGATCATGAACCGTATCAGTCGTGCCTATCTGCTCCAGTCACGGATCATTAAGGCTCAAACCAACGGGGATTGGCGTTCTGCAGAGTATTATCTGGACCAGGCGATGTCGGAAGTCAGCGTTCTGGCGGATCAGTCGAGTTTGGCGAATGAGCCCCAGTTCCGGGAGCTATTCAGGACGATTGTGACGGAGCATGAGGCATATTTCGGCACGGACCCCGCGGAGCGTCAGGAATATGGGTCTATTTTTGCTCTTCGAAGCGCCATGTTTGACGTGCAGGCACTGGTAGAGAACCCCACCGCTGAAGCAACCGGGCTACCTAAAATTGAACCGGTCGTAACCACTGTGCCCATGCCCCAGAATCGGGCGGTGGAAAATTCGATCCAGTGGCTCTTGGCGAACCGAAGAGAAACCGTCATCCGATGGATGAATCGTTCGGACACTTATTTCCCAATGATTGAGCAGATCTTCAAAGAAGAGGGGGTCCCGGAAGAGCTCAAATACCTCGCAGTCGGTGAGAGTGGTTTGAACCCGCGTGCACGCAGTAGTGCAAGCGCGGTTGGAATGTGGCAGTTTATGGCTCCTACGGGGCGGGCGATGGGGCTCCGAATTGACTCCTATGTTGATGAACGCATGGACCCTGTCAAATCGACCCGCGCAGCTGCACGCCATCTCAAAGAGCTCTACGAGTACTATGCAAGCGACTGGCATTTGGCACTGGCTGGCTATAATTGCAGCCCCCGATGCATCCGACGCGCAATTTCGCGGGGTGGCGGGACCCTCCAGAACCCACCTTCCTACTGGGCAATTTCACGGTATTTACCTCGTCAGACTTCTGGGTATGTGCCGCAATTCATCGCATTTGCTTTGATAATGTCCAACCCTTCGGAGTTCGGATTGCCAGCAACTTCGAATGGGCCGGAGTTTGCCTATGATGAGATCAAGGTTAGTGGAGTTCTATCTCTGGAAACCATCGCGACCATGGTGGGCACGACGACCGAACACATCCAGTCGCTAAACCCGGAACTTCGACGTGGTACACTTCCACCCGACAGAAGCCCGTACACACTGCGGATTCCCATAAACACATTCGCCCGCTTTGCCGACGCATTTGAGCAACTCCCGGAGAAAGAAAAAACAATGCCTGGAGAACACCGCGTACGCAGAGGGGACAATCTCGGTAAAATTGCACGAAGATATGGGACCACCGTGAAGGCGATCCAAAACGCCAATCGGCTCAGAACCACCGTCATTCACCCCGGGCAGATGCTTGTGGTGCCTGGGTTGGCGGGTACCATCGTGGCAAAGCTTGAAAGTACTGGTGCGAGATCGGTGGGATGGGGAAGCCGTACCAATAAACCCATTGTGTTTGACCAAAAAGTGGCCGAGAATGCGCGGCAGACGACGGTCACCGTTGCCAACACTTCTACGACCCGTTCTCCGAACACCTCTGATCAGACTACCAACTCTTCGAACTCACCCAGCGAGAATCGACCGAATCAGGTTCACAGGGTTCGTCGTGGAGATACCCTTTCAGAGCTTGCAAACCAATACGGAACGACAGTTCGGGCAATTCAGCAAGCAAACGGACTTCGAAATACTCGAATCAAGCGTGGTCAGCGGCTTCAAATCCCTCAGGGAGGACGTACGATCCATACGGTCCGACGAGGCGAAAACCTGACAAAGATTGCCCAACACTACGGGACGACGGTGCAGAGCATTAAGACCAATAACAACCTGCGCTCCAACACCATTCATCCTGGGCAAAAACTTTCGATTACCTTCTGA
- a CDS encoding prolyl oligopeptidase family serine peptidase, with product MPIKIVALILFLTYSVEASAQITISEDDYAHAESMLSTTTRSMVYHTTLRPNWLDEDRFWYLHASPEGSEFILVDPGQGQQSPLFEHARMTEAISDYLESPEAEVDFSRFSFDPESEQIRSLGGRDKSMACSIVTYVCEPVNEISTSGIRPTAAVSPDGKYEAFRRENNLWIRVIDTDEEQQLTFDGAEDFGYATNNAGWVRSDRPVLLWSPDSKKIATFQHDGRSVGEMYMISTQIGHSELEAWKYPLPQDSAVFMIHRVIVHVEEKETVRLDMPPDYHRGTTTDHVADWDGTFLDVRWSPDSQQLAFVSSSRDHKDAWLRVANAETGEVREILHERVPTYYESGVNAENWQVFFETNEVLWYSERSNWGHLYLYDLTTGDLKHSITSGDWVVLQLRHADLDERMLYFTGAGRDGPDPYFQYLYRVSMDGSEPELLTPEEAHHVVSLSPQKKYLLDSWSRPDVPQQHAVRNLDGTIAVDLGTADISELLKTDWQPPQPFSVKARDNETDLHGLLYKPSNFDPSKSYPILNYLYPGPQSGSVGTRSFVPSRGDKQALAELGFIVVEVDAMGTPGRSKSFHDAYYGNMGDNGLPDQITTIRQLAARNPWMDLDRVGIWGHSGGGYASTGAILRYPDFYKVAVSGAGNHDNRNYEDDWAEKWQGLFIENPDGTTNYDNQSNILLAGNLKGKLLLAHGLMDDNVPASNTLLLVEALVEANKDFDLVVFPNEGHGFGRGRTYWMRRRWDYFVEHLLGAVPPREYEFGRDRVQIGRPTG from the coding sequence ATGCCTATAAAGATCGTAGCCCTCATTTTGTTTCTGACGTATTCCGTAGAGGCCAGTGCACAAATTACCATCTCTGAAGATGACTATGCACATGCGGAGTCAATGCTCTCGACGACAACCCGGAGCATGGTCTACCACACAACACTACGCCCCAACTGGCTGGATGAGGATCGGTTCTGGTACCTTCACGCATCGCCGGAAGGATCCGAATTCATTCTTGTTGACCCCGGCCAGGGACAGCAAAGCCCTCTTTTTGAACATGCACGCATGACAGAGGCCATCTCCGACTATCTGGAATCTCCCGAAGCTGAGGTGGATTTTTCACGCTTCTCATTTGATCCGGAATCGGAGCAGATACGCTCCTTGGGGGGGCGAGATAAAAGCATGGCCTGTAGCATCGTCACCTATGTGTGTGAGCCTGTTAACGAGATAAGCACCAGTGGCATCCGCCCCACCGCAGCTGTTTCTCCTGATGGAAAATATGAAGCCTTCCGAAGGGAAAACAATCTGTGGATCCGAGTCATTGATACCGATGAGGAACAGCAACTGACCTTCGATGGCGCGGAAGATTTTGGATATGCGACCAATAACGCGGGCTGGGTCAGAAGCGACCGTCCGGTTCTGCTCTGGTCGCCTGATTCAAAAAAGATTGCAACATTTCAGCACGATGGGCGCAGCGTTGGTGAAATGTATATGATCTCAACGCAGATTGGTCACTCTGAGTTGGAAGCATGGAAGTATCCCCTGCCGCAGGACAGTGCCGTCTTTATGATTCACCGTGTGATTGTCCATGTAGAAGAAAAAGAAACCGTGCGACTGGATATGCCACCAGACTATCATCGCGGAACCACCACGGACCATGTAGCTGACTGGGATGGCACCTTTCTAGACGTGCGCTGGAGTCCTGACAGTCAGCAACTGGCCTTCGTATCCTCATCCAGAGATCACAAAGATGCCTGGCTTCGAGTCGCCAATGCGGAAACGGGGGAAGTCCGGGAAATTCTTCATGAACGGGTGCCTACCTACTATGAATCCGGTGTGAATGCTGAAAATTGGCAGGTATTTTTTGAAACGAATGAGGTCCTCTGGTATTCAGAGCGATCGAACTGGGGACACCTCTACCTCTATGACCTTACCACAGGAGATCTCAAACATTCAATCACATCTGGGGACTGGGTTGTTCTGCAGCTACGCCATGCGGACCTGGATGAACGTATGTTGTATTTCACCGGCGCAGGCAGAGATGGCCCTGATCCATACTTCCAATACCTGTACCGTGTGAGTATGGATGGCAGCGAGCCCGAATTACTCACGCCGGAAGAAGCCCACCATGTCGTGTCTCTCTCCCCGCAGAAGAAATATCTCCTGGATTCCTGGTCACGACCGGATGTACCTCAGCAGCACGCCGTCCGGAATCTTGACGGTACGATTGCTGTCGATCTCGGGACGGCAGATATTTCCGAACTTCTGAAAACCGACTGGCAACCGCCACAGCCATTCTCCGTGAAGGCACGTGACAACGAGACAGATCTTCACGGCCTACTCTATAAACCCAGTAATTTCGATCCATCCAAAAGCTATCCCATCCTGAATTACCTCTATCCGGGACCACAGAGCGGTAGTGTCGGAACGAGAAGCTTTGTACCGTCCCGCGGAGACAAGCAAGCCCTTGCAGAGCTGGGGTTTATCGTAGTGGAAGTGGATGCCATGGGGACACCAGGCCGCTCCAAATCCTTCCATGATGCATATTATGGCAATATGGGAGATAACGGGCTGCCAGACCAAATCACCACAATCCGCCAACTTGCGGCCCGGAACCCATGGATGGACTTGGACCGCGTGGGGATCTGGGGACATTCCGGGGGCGGCTATGCCTCCACCGGGGCCATTTTGCGCTACCCCGATTTCTACAAGGTCGCCGTCAGTGGTGCAGGGAACCATGACAATCGTAATTACGAAGATGACTGGGCTGAAAAATGGCAGGGGCTCTTCATAGAGAATCCAGACGGGACGACGAATTACGATAACCAGTCCAATATTCTACTGGCAGGAAATCTGAAGGGAAAACTTCTTCTTGCACATGGACTGATGGACGACAATGTACCTGCCTCCAATACACTCCTCTTAGTAGAAGCTTTAGTAGAGGCCAATAAGGACTTTGATCTGGTGGTTTTTCCCAATGAAGGGCATGGGTTCGGGCGGGGACGAACCTATTGGATGCGCCGCAGGTGGGATTACTTTGTTGAGCATCTCTTAGGGGCTGTCCCCCCGAGGGAATACGAGTTTGGTCGGGACCGCGTCCAGATCGGGCGACCCACCGGCTGA
- a CDS encoding acyl-CoA carboxylase subunit beta, with protein MTDRHSDLEHRRHKAKMGGGQSRIDRQHDQGKLTARERVTVLLDEDSFVELGQLVRHQSTDYGLADQRPYGDGVVTGYGTIHGRLVYVYAQDFTVFGGSLGRAHASKIVQVLDLALQNGAPVIGLSDSGGARIQEGVVSLGGYADIFLKNTLASGVIPQISAIMGPCAGGAVYSPAITDLVFMVQGTSYMFVTGPDVVHSVTQEEVTAEDLGGAEAHAQRSGVAHAVYPNDVACLEAIRTVLNYLPQNCEEQPAVHSGYPSPTGNPADLNEFVPENPNKPYDMHEIIHFLVDRDSFFPVHDRFARNLICGFARIGGHAVGIVANQPAHLAGVLDIDASIKGARFVRFCDAFNLPLVTLEDVPGFLPGTDQEWRGIIRHGAKLLYAFCEATVPKLTVITRKAYGGAYDVMSSKHIRGDLNYAWPGAEIAVMGAKGAIRILHRSELKHATDRASLEEEFTRDYRERFSNPYIAAERGYIDEVIYPQETRERLIKGLEMLRNKVQTNPRKKHGNLPL; from the coding sequence ATGACAGACAGGCATTCGGATCTGGAGCATCGTCGCCACAAAGCAAAGATGGGTGGCGGTCAATCCCGTATTGATCGGCAGCATGACCAAGGAAAACTCACCGCTCGTGAGCGTGTAACGGTTCTCCTGGATGAAGATTCATTTGTAGAGCTTGGGCAGCTGGTGCGACATCAATCCACCGACTATGGCCTCGCCGACCAGCGCCCTTATGGGGATGGGGTCGTGACCGGGTACGGTACGATTCATGGTCGTCTGGTTTACGTGTATGCACAGGATTTTACGGTTTTCGGAGGATCTCTGGGACGCGCACACGCGTCTAAAATCGTACAGGTACTGGATCTGGCACTTCAAAATGGTGCACCGGTCATTGGACTCAGTGATTCAGGTGGCGCACGGATCCAAGAGGGAGTGGTCTCCTTAGGGGGCTACGCAGACATTTTCCTCAAAAACACCCTGGCATCCGGGGTTATCCCCCAGATCTCTGCGATCATGGGGCCTTGTGCGGGTGGTGCGGTCTACAGCCCAGCCATTACGGATCTTGTCTTTATGGTGCAGGGAACCAGCTACATGTTCGTGACCGGACCGGACGTTGTGCACAGTGTAACACAGGAGGAGGTTACCGCGGAGGATTTAGGCGGGGCCGAAGCACATGCGCAGCGAAGTGGTGTCGCACATGCAGTGTACCCGAATGATGTTGCCTGCCTGGAAGCAATTCGAACCGTACTGAATTATTTGCCTCAAAACTGCGAAGAACAACCGGCAGTCCACTCTGGATATCCATCTCCCACAGGAAATCCGGCTGATCTGAACGAATTCGTTCCAGAGAACCCAAATAAACCCTACGATATGCATGAAATTATCCATTTTCTGGTAGATAGGGATTCGTTCTTCCCCGTTCATGATCGCTTTGCCCGCAACCTGATTTGTGGTTTTGCACGTATAGGTGGTCATGCGGTAGGAATCGTAGCCAATCAACCAGCCCACTTGGCTGGGGTCCTGGATATTGATGCCTCCATAAAAGGTGCCCGGTTCGTCCGATTCTGTGATGCGTTCAATCTTCCCTTGGTTACACTTGAAGATGTCCCTGGCTTTTTGCCTGGAACGGATCAGGAGTGGCGCGGAATCATCCGCCACGGTGCAAAATTACTCTATGCTTTTTGTGAGGCAACGGTCCCAAAACTCACGGTGATCACTCGAAAAGCCTATGGAGGTGCCTACGACGTCATGAGTTCAAAACATATCCGAGGGGATTTGAACTATGCATGGCCCGGCGCAGAAATTGCAGTCATGGGAGCAAAGGGGGCCATCAGAATTCTACATCGTTCCGAACTAAAACATGCCACGGACCGGGCATCCCTTGAGGAAGAATTCACCCGCGACTACAGGGAACGGTTTTCCAATCCCTACATCGCTGCAGAGCGTGGCTATATTGACGAAGTAATTTATCCCCAGGAAACCCGGGAGCGTTTGATCAAGGGCCTAGAGATGCTAAGGAACAAGGTTCAGACAAACCCACGAAAAAAACATGGAAATCTCCCGCTTTGA
- a CDS encoding FAD-binding protein: protein MDKRTFLKTSSALVLGSMLAPLAGCRHQESLAPLRTNWAGNLTYGTNRLLLPRSMEELQDMVRNHHSVRPLGSRHCFNSIADSSEAQLSLSAMPQTVTFGSDTVTVPGAMRYGDLVPHLDERGLALHNLASLPHISVAGALATATHGSGVINGNLATAAVGLELVVASGEQITITPKDDLLFRAAVVGLGCFGMVTSVTLKVEPIYDMVQHVYLNLPLTSMDTQFETIMNLGYSVSFFTDWRTPESTQIWIKRRITDELTDLPTELYGARLADRNVHPVLALSAEACTEQMGVPGAWHARLPHFKMDFTPSSGEELQSEFFVDRQHAPEVIGVLRDMADQLNPLLMISEVRTIAADNLLMSTASGRDSVAFHFTWHQDWEALQAVLPVLEARLAPFEPRPHWGKNFLMTAEELRSRYPGHTQFQELVLTHDPEGKFRNDFINEKVIRG, encoded by the coding sequence ATGGATAAGCGTACATTCTTAAAGACTTCCTCTGCTCTTGTGTTGGGCTCTATGCTTGCACCCCTCGCGGGCTGCAGGCACCAGGAATCGCTAGCTCCGCTGCGGACCAACTGGGCCGGAAACCTGACGTATGGCACCAACCGTTTGCTACTTCCGAGATCAATGGAGGAGTTGCAGGACATGGTACGCAACCATCATAGCGTACGTCCGCTGGGATCACGGCATTGTTTTAACTCAATTGCCGACAGCTCCGAGGCGCAGTTGTCGCTGAGCGCAATGCCGCAAACGGTCACCTTCGGCTCTGATACTGTAACCGTGCCGGGTGCGATGCGCTACGGTGACCTAGTGCCTCATCTGGATGAGCGGGGCCTAGCACTTCATAACTTGGCGTCGCTGCCCCATATATCCGTCGCAGGGGCGCTGGCGACCGCAACTCATGGCTCAGGCGTAATCAACGGCAATTTGGCCACCGCCGCAGTTGGACTGGAACTGGTTGTAGCTTCGGGAGAGCAGATTACGATCACCCCAAAGGATGATTTACTGTTCAGGGCCGCTGTTGTTGGCCTGGGGTGCTTTGGGATGGTCACATCCGTTACGCTCAAGGTGGAGCCCATTTATGATATGGTGCAGCATGTTTACTTGAATTTGCCCCTGACCTCTATGGATACGCAATTCGAAACCATTATGAATCTTGGTTACAGTGTGAGCTTTTTTACCGATTGGCGTACACCGGAATCTACACAGATCTGGATTAAGCGACGTATAACAGATGAGCTGACAGACCTGCCCACCGAGTTGTATGGGGCAAGACTGGCAGATCGTAACGTGCACCCGGTATTGGCTCTATCCGCTGAGGCTTGCACAGAGCAGATGGGCGTACCGGGTGCTTGGCATGCACGGCTGCCTCATTTCAAGATGGACTTCACGCCCAGCAGTGGAGAAGAGCTCCAGAGCGAGTTTTTCGTTGACCGGCAACATGCGCCAGAAGTAATTGGCGTGTTGCGCGATATGGCCGATCAGCTTAATCCGTTGTTGATGATCAGTGAGGTGCGTACGATTGCGGCGGACAATTTATTGATGAGTACTGCCAGCGGCCGTGATTCGGTGGCATTTCACTTTACCTGGCATCAAGACTGGGAAGCTTTGCAAGCGGTACTTCCAGTACTGGAGGCACGTCTGGCACCATTTGAGCCTCGGCCACATTGGGGTAAGAATTTTCTGATGACTGCTGAAGAACTCCGATCCCGCTATCCGGGACATACTCAATTCCAGGAGCTAGTCCTGACTCATGATCCGGAAGGCAAATTCCGCAATGACTTTATAAACGAAAAAGTCATACGCGGGTAG